In Papaver somniferum cultivar HN1 chromosome 9, ASM357369v1, whole genome shotgun sequence, the genomic stretch TTTCATGTTAATAAGCTGgtttttttattatatatttaGAGGTTTTGACTAAGGATAATATCGTCGAACCTATGCGAGAGATTAGGAGAGCTTTACTTGAAGCTGATGTAAGTATGATTGAATAACAGTATACATTTCAGTATTAATTGGGTTCCTTGAATGAGAAATGGgagaatttgattttttttactttGCTGATAGGTAAGTTTGCCAGTTGTAAGAAGGTTTGTACAAGCTGTAAGTGAACAAGCTGTTGGTGTTGGATTGATTCGCGGGGTTAAACCAGATCAACAATTAGTCAAGGTATGTTGATCAGCTTTTCCTTGGATgatatacttgtgaggtgatcAGCCACAGTATTTATTGTAATGCAAACTAGCGAAAAGTGTCTAATACTTAACAGTGTAATCTTGTCAACAAATTCTAGGGTGTTAAAATGAAGGCTTGCGCCTACTCCTAGTGGTTACAGCCATAGGTTTAGTCCTTGCTGATCCACGCTATATGaatactttttatttattttttgcttgAGAAGTTAGTAAAGTTTTTTTTGCTAGCTCATTTGGATGTTATTTGGCTTATGCTGGTATTACAGCTTTTAGGGTCTAATTTTTGGTTTGTGTAGATAGTACATAGTGAGCTTGTGAAACTGATGGGTGGAGAGGTATCTGAGCTGAATTTTGCGAAATCTGGGAGAACTGTGATACTATTGGCAGGTCTACAAGGTGTTGGCAAGACAACTGTTTGTGCAAAGTTATCCTATTATCTTAAGAAACAGGTTCGATCTTTATGGTGTCTGTTTTGGTTGTTAGGTACTGCTTGTTAATCTTACTAACTTGGTAGTTATGGCATTGGTTATAGGGAAAGAGTTCCATGCTGGTTGCTGCAGATGTGTACAGACCCGCTGCTATCGACCAACTTGTTATATTGGGTGAACAGGTaaataagattctcaaaattCTTTTTCTTTAAGATAATGAGAAGAAAAGTGCAAATTTTCATACAATATTTGCATTATGGAAGGAGGAACTcgagtttgtttaaaattgaccCAGACTAAAAATTCTTCTTAACGCATTCTTATTTTCAATTTTAAGTTTATGACAGGTAGGTGTGCCTGTTTATACAGCTGGCACTGAGGTAAAGCCGTCAGAGATAGCTCGACGAGGTCTAGAAGAGgccaaaaagaagaagatggatgtagtTATAGTTGACACTGCTGGAAGGCTTCAGGTTCGTATATTCTGATGTCCATTCTCTGATGGAAAGTCGATCTTGAAGGCATCGTGGTACCTGACATTTCAATTGTTATTAGATAGACAAATCTATGATGGAAGAATTGAAGGAAGTGAAGCGGGCACTAAACCCCACAGAAGTACTGCTCGTGGTAGACGCTATGACAGGGCAAGAAGCAGCAGGTATGCAGAATTCTGTTTTAGGTCACGCTGGATGAACTAAATAGTGGTCGTGACTTATAAACTCATGAGGAAATCATTGCAGCCTTGGTCACAACATTCAATCTCGAGATTGGTATTACTGGTGCTATACTCACAAAGCTTGATGGTGATTCAAGAGGTGGAGCAGCTCTGAGTGTTAGAGAGGTTGATTATCAGACTAGAAGTTCCTTGCTTCACTAGTTTCTACTTTCTTTTGGTTGAAATGTACTGAAATAACTTTGCTCTGATATAGTTTAAAATGttcagaaaaataagatttttgggTGGATTGgcaggtctcaggaaagccaataaAGCTAGTAGGGCGAGGAGAACGTATGGAAGATCTGGAACCTTTCTATCCAGATCGTATGGCTGGACGTATTTTAGGAATGGGTGATGTTCTCTCATTTGTTGAGAAGGCACAAGAAGTTGTGAGTTCCCATCATTTCTTTCAACTATCCGTTTAAGAAACACTGTTGCAGTGGTTTTTAAATGCATCATTCTCTGACCAGATGAAACAAGAAGATGCCGAGGAATTGCAAAAAAAGATTATGAGCGCAAAGTTTGACTTCAATGACTTTCTAAAGCAAACGCGTTCAGTTGCCCGGATGGGTTCTATGACGCGTGTAATGGGAATGATTCCAGGCATGGGAAAGGTATAAGTACCTAATTTCCTTATTTCATATGCATTTCTCTAATAGTTGGTTTCTCTCCTACTTCTGGTTTTACGACAAGGTACTAGTAGCTGGTTTCTCTAATAGGTTGAGAAATAGTTCTTCAACCTAGTTCGACTCCTATGGTTTAGTAGGCTGAAAGGTCCCACCATAACCTTCTTACCTTTTTATGAAACAGGTGACTCCTGCCCAAATTCGAGATGCTGAGAAGAGCTTGAAGATAATGGAATCTATGATTGAAGTCATGACACCTGGTTGGTAACTTCACTCTTGTCTCAAAGGAATACTTATAATTTGAAACCCTTAATAAACATGGCAAAGTACTTCATGACCTATAAACCTTGTGCAATTTCTTTAAAAGAAGAGGCAATTGTCAAAATTTTAATGTATTTCTAAAGACATGAACAAAAACAACTTGACGACAATTGTTAATCAGCTTGTTGTGATTTGCAGAGGAAAGAGAAAAGCCTGAATTACTAGCGGAATCCCCCGTGTTGAGGAAGAGAATAGCCAAAGATTCTGGTAAAACAGAGCAGCAGGTAAATGTCTATACTAGTTTGTTGGTTCCTTGCAACTAAAGCAATTAGTTACACAGTCTAATTATGTTCCAAAATAGAAGTTTCACTGTAAGATGTATAAAAAGAAGTATTTGTGATGCAATTTAACTTATGAAATTTGAATCTATTCAGGTAAGTCAGCTCGTTGCTCAGCTTTTCCAAATGCGTATCCGTATGAAAAATCTAATGGGAATCATGGAAGGACAAGAAGGATCCATTCCTGCACTGAGCGGCCTCGAAGAAGCACTAAAAGCTGAAacaaaggtaacattaaaacacATTCTATACAGAAATAAAAGACATAAGAATCATCTACAGAACTATAGATAGCAGTACGGCCCTTTCGTCATTCCTAGGAGGTAAATCCAACGAGGCATGGGTAGCTATTAGATTTCTTTTTTCGTGACTGGTTTTTAGCttgttggtgaagaagaatgcGCCTGATGTGGAGGTTAAACACATTGAGATGTTGGAGTCTTGTGTCAGTTGTGGTTCTAAGAGATTGCCGTCCTCGGAATGTCTGAAATCTTTTAGGATATGCTGTATAACCTGTATTAAAAACAAGAATATTGACTATTCACACCGTTTAGATGGTGATATTCATTCTTGGACGATTAGCATGATTAGAATATGATTTCCTGACAAAATCCCTCTCATATGCTCTATGTGTCAGGCACCCCCTGGTACTGCAAGAAGGAAGAGTAAATCAGACTCTAGGAAACAATTTGCAGGTACATCAGACACAAGACCAAGCCCACGGGGTTTCGGATCCAAATGATAGCTAAACCATCAAAGGGTAAAACTACTAAAACACCATGATCCTAGAATGAGGAGTGCTCCTCCAGCCTGCCGCGGGATCAGGATGAATCAACATTTTTGATTGTATATCTCAGTACGTCACATGTAAGAAAGAGTGGCCCGAAATTGTTTTGTACCAGAACTTCCTCTTATAATTTGTAAGTCACGGATGAATGCTTTCAGTCTCACATGATACAGAACTTGCATTTTTATAACTCACTACAGTAATCTGTTTAAGTTTGTGCCTCCAGATCAAAACTATTTTagtgactttttcttttctttttgacttCTCTATTTTTTGCTTCAACCAATTATCCCCTCAACACTTGACAAAACAACAATACTACCCTCGAGTCGACCTCGGGGATATTTTCATGTACCCC encodes the following:
- the LOC113308714 gene encoding signal recognition particle 54 kDa protein, chloroplastic-like; amino-acid sequence: MEAIPHSVVVSRHFSRNSTINRSFSKQKSAIKSTKFCSSLTGSSVSIGNSSKNLFTREIWGWVNSKSSTTIKRAERGVVKAEMFGQLTSGLESAWNKLKGEEVLTKDNIVEPMREIRRALLEADVSLPVVRRFVQAVSEQAVGVGLIRGVKPDQQLVKIVHSELVKLMGGEVSELNFAKSGRTVILLAGLQGVGKTTVCAKLSYYLKKQGKSSMLVAADVYRPAAIDQLVILGEQVGVPVYTAGTEVKPSEIARRGLEEAKKKKMDVVIVDTAGRLQIDKSMMEELKEVKRALNPTEVLLVVDAMTGQEAAALVTTFNLEIGITGAILTKLDGDSRGGAALSVREVSGKPIKLVGRGERMEDLEPFYPDRMAGRILGMGDVLSFVEKAQEVMKQEDAEELQKKIMSAKFDFNDFLKQTRSVARMGSMTRVMGMIPGMGKVTPAQIRDAEKSLKIMESMIEVMTPEEREKPELLAESPVLRKRIAKDSGKTEQQVSQLVAQLFQMRIRMKNLMGIMEGQEGSIPALSGLEEALKAETKAPPGTARRKSKSDSRKQFAGTSDTRPSPRGFGSK